A region of Etheostoma cragini isolate CJK2018 chromosome 2, CSU_Ecrag_1.0, whole genome shotgun sequence DNA encodes the following proteins:
- the sept9b gene encoding septin 9b isoform X6, with amino-acid sequence MLEARKGRDREALRGEMSSTCSETYDNHEMETLWSEVSLSHSNMSESTKPHHPNPQGKGEKTHGSDFSYVGIDAILEQMRRKAMKQGFELNIMVVGQSGLGKSTLMNTLFKSKVSRKSVQPNPEERIPKTIEIKSISHDIEEKGVRMKLTVIDTPGFGDQINNENCWQPIMKFINDQYEAYLQEEININRKKRIPDSRVHCCIYFIPPTGHCLRPLDVEFMRRLSKVVNIVPVIAKADTLTLEERDYFKQTIREELRANGIDVYPQKEFDEDADDRMINDKIREMIPFAVVGSDQEYQVNGKKILGRKTKWGTIEVENIAHCEFAYLRDLLIRTHMQNIKDITGSIHYETYRVRRLNESNGHFSSHPSDNPADQPKAISQPEGQLSAPQANGVAAQHEALSHEV; translated from the exons ggtcagaggtcagtcTGAGCCACAGCAACATGTCGGAGTCCACCAAGCCCCACCACCCCAACCCACAAGGTAAGGGGGAGAAGACTCATGGCAGCGACTTCAGCTACGTGGGCATTGATGCCATCCTGGAGCAGATGAGGAGGAAGGCCATGAAACAGGGCTTCGAGCTCAACATTATGGTCGTGG GGCAAAGCGGCCTTGGAAAGTCCACTCTGATGAACACCCTGTTCAAATCCAAAGTGAGCCGTAAGTCGGTGCAGCCGAACCCAGAGGAGAGGATCCCCAAGACTATTGAGATCAAATCCATCAGTCACG ATATTGAGGAGAAAGGAGTTAGGATGAAGCTGACAGTAATTGACACTCCAGGCTTTGGGGATCAGATTAACAATGAAAACTG CTGGCAGCCCATTATGAAGTTCATTAATGACCAGTATGAAGCCTACCTGCAGGAGGAAATAAACATCAACAGGAAGAAGAGGATCCCAGACTCCAGGGTGCACTGCTGCATATACTTCATACCTCCCACAGGCCACTG TCTGAGGCCTCTGGATGTGGAGTTCATGAGGCGTCTCAGTAAAGTGGTCAACATTGTCCCCGTCATTGCCAAGGCCGACACACTCACCCTAGAGGAGAGGGACTACTTTAAACAGAcg ATCAGGGAAGAGCTGCGAGCCAATGGAATCGATGTTTACCCTCAGAAAGAGTTTGACGAAGATGCAGACGACAGGATGATCAATGATAAAATCAGG GAGATGATCCCTTTTGCTGTTGTGGGCAGTGACCAGGAGTACCAGGTGAACGGAAAGAAGATTCtgggaaggaaaacaaaatggggCACCATAGAGG tTGAGAATATTGCACACTGTGAGTTTGCTTACCTGCGGGACCTCCTCATCAG GACACACATGCAGAACATAAAGGACATCACGGGCAGCATCCACTATGAGACATATCGTGTCCGCAGGTTAAATGAGTCCAATGGCCATTTCAGCTCACACCCATCTGACAATCCTGCTGATCAGCCAAAGGCCATCAGTCAGCCTGAGGGGCAGCTCAGCGCCCCGCAGGCCAACGGAGTGGCTGCTCAGCATGAAGCCCTCTCCCACGAGGTGTAG
- the sept9b gene encoding septin 9b isoform X7, producing the protein MSESTKPHHPNPQGKGEKTHGSDFSYVGIDAILEQMRRKAMKQGFELNIMVVGQSGLGKSTLMNTLFKSKVSRKSVQPNPEERIPKTIEIKSISHDIEEKGVRMKLTVIDTPGFGDQINNENCWQPIMKFINDQYEAYLQEEININRKKRIPDSRVHCCIYFIPPTGHCLRPLDVEFMRRLSKVVNIVPVIAKADTLTLEERDYFKQTIREELRANGIDVYPQKEFDEDADDRMINDKIREMIPFAVVGSDQEYQVNGKKILGRKTKWGTIEVENIAHCEFAYLRDLLIRTHMQNIKDITGSIHYETYRVRRLNESNGHFSSHPSDNPADQPKAISQPEGQLSAPQANGVAAQHEALSHEV; encoded by the exons ATGTCGGAGTCCACCAAGCCCCACCACCCCAACCCACAAGGTAAGGGGGAGAAGACTCATGGCAGCGACTTCAGCTACGTGGGCATTGATGCCATCCTGGAGCAGATGAGGAGGAAGGCCATGAAACAGGGCTTCGAGCTCAACATTATGGTCGTGG GGCAAAGCGGCCTTGGAAAGTCCACTCTGATGAACACCCTGTTCAAATCCAAAGTGAGCCGTAAGTCGGTGCAGCCGAACCCAGAGGAGAGGATCCCCAAGACTATTGAGATCAAATCCATCAGTCACG ATATTGAGGAGAAAGGAGTTAGGATGAAGCTGACAGTAATTGACACTCCAGGCTTTGGGGATCAGATTAACAATGAAAACTG CTGGCAGCCCATTATGAAGTTCATTAATGACCAGTATGAAGCCTACCTGCAGGAGGAAATAAACATCAACAGGAAGAAGAGGATCCCAGACTCCAGGGTGCACTGCTGCATATACTTCATACCTCCCACAGGCCACTG TCTGAGGCCTCTGGATGTGGAGTTCATGAGGCGTCTCAGTAAAGTGGTCAACATTGTCCCCGTCATTGCCAAGGCCGACACACTCACCCTAGAGGAGAGGGACTACTTTAAACAGAcg ATCAGGGAAGAGCTGCGAGCCAATGGAATCGATGTTTACCCTCAGAAAGAGTTTGACGAAGATGCAGACGACAGGATGATCAATGATAAAATCAGG GAGATGATCCCTTTTGCTGTTGTGGGCAGTGACCAGGAGTACCAGGTGAACGGAAAGAAGATTCtgggaaggaaaacaaaatggggCACCATAGAGG tTGAGAATATTGCACACTGTGAGTTTGCTTACCTGCGGGACCTCCTCATCAG GACACACATGCAGAACATAAAGGACATCACGGGCAGCATCCACTATGAGACATATCGTGTCCGCAGGTTAAATGAGTCCAATGGCCATTTCAGCTCACACCCATCTGACAATCCTGCTGATCAGCCAAAGGCCATCAGTCAGCCTGAGGGGCAGCTCAGCGCCCCGCAGGCCAACGGAGTGGCTGCTCAGCATGAAGCCCTCTCCCACGAGGTGTAG